The DNA sequence GAAAGTGCCGACTTTGGTGTTGGTAGCCAACTTCTCGAACATCCATTTCGAACCGCCCGTACCGCCGGTCATATCGACGAAGACCTCGCCCGCGCGAATACGCGCCGGGTTGTGCTCCGATTTTATGGAGCGGGCCAGGATTTGCAGGCCGGCGCCGTGCAGCTTGGCCTCGGCGTACTCCGGTTGCGCCTTTAGCAAACCTACTACGTCGGCGAGGGTGTCCGGTCGCTCGGCGTCGAAGCGGCCTTGGAGGAACTTGGTGACGCAGTTATCCGCCACCGTGTGCAAGCATACGAACGGAAAACCCAGGAGCTTCGCCGCATCCAACGCCCGGGTATGGTTCTGCACCAATAAACGTCTTTTAACTTCGTGGAGGCGGGGGTCGAGAATGCCTTCGGCTACTGTGATGGGAACGCCCAATCGGGCCAGCACGTCGGCCTGCATCTCCATAACGCGGTAGAGGTTGGCCAGCGCGTACCCTTCCGGGTGGTGGGCCACGCAGAGGTCGACCCGGCCGCCGCGCTCGCGGAGCCGGTCCGCCAGGACCAGCTCGCCGACCTCGAAGT is a window from the bacterium genome containing:
- a CDS encoding NGG1p interacting factor NIF3, translating into MKLREFFDRALAVGRANDPRGEDGVLAYLAKERRTYEGLTDDAKPDFDVDRLTNPYHDTRVLNGADDTDVKAIMVGIDFEVGELVLADRLRERGGRVDLCVAHHPEGYALANLYRVMEMQADVLARLGVPITVAEGILDPRLHEVKRRLLVQNHTRALDAAKLLGFPFVCLHTVADNCVTKFLQGRFDAERPDTLADVVGLLKAQPEYAEAKLHGAGLQILARSIKSEHNPARIRAGEVFVDMTGGTGGSKWMFEKLATNTKVGTFVGMHVSEDSLEIARENHINVVIAGHAPSDSLGLNLLLGGVMAGEELDVTACSGYIPVKRS